A stretch of Balaenoptera ricei isolate mBalRic1 chromosome 9, mBalRic1.hap2, whole genome shotgun sequence DNA encodes these proteins:
- the TAC1 gene encoding protachykinin-1, protein MKILVALAVFFLVSTQLFALEIGANDDLNYWSDWSDRDQIKEELPEPFEHLLQRIARRPKSQQFFGLMGKRDADSSIEKQVALLQALYGHGQISHKRHKTDSFVGLMGKRALNSVAYERSAMQNYERRRK, encoded by the exons ATGAAAATCCTAGTGGCCTTGGCAGTCTTCTTTCTCGTCTCCACTCAACTGTTTGCATTAGAAATTGGAGCCAACGATGATCTGAATTATTGGTCTGACTGGTCCGACAGAGACCAGATCAAG GAGGAGCTGCCCGAGCCCTTTGAGCATCTTCTGCAGAGAATCGCCCGCAGACCCAAGTCTCAGCAGTTCTTCGGATTAATGGGCAAACGGGATGCTG ATTCCTCAATTGAAAAACAAGTGGCCCTGTTACAGGCTCTTTATG gaCATGGCCAGATCTCTCATAAAA GGCATAAAACTGATTCCTTTGTTGGACTAATGGGCAAAAGAGCTTTAAATTCTG TGGCTTATGAAAGGAGTGCAATGCAGAATTATGAAAGAAGACGTAAATAA